The following coding sequences lie in one Trichoderma breve strain T069 chromosome 1, whole genome shotgun sequence genomic window:
- a CDS encoding minimal binding motif of hap4 for binding to hap2/3/5 domain-containing protein codes for MASISPTSSPHLQSRSLDIRTTKEDLHSIKVEPSPPEASSAPRKRAPLPSQPKSAAPPQAPFPQPKMSMTSKEWVIPPRPKPGRKPATDTPPTKRKAQNRAAQRAFRERRAARVGELEEMLDEHKKTQDNREKELTDKIHSLELDVQSFRSRCLLLESMLERERQERMRAEMQAETLSRRYEQATFRSDSLPSMPHQSYNRQQHHQPPQQRHSLSDNLSDSRLAQQQSTARHFSISQIVTPPETMDAHSPHDLSETHLTCGSCSPNGHCACAEEVLASVVSGCGKCGFGTTCQCLDDTAKIASHVPDLKRPISPSGGASQEKRQRSMAAASRETDFSSFFTRTTQLPPPQPSSIMSQPLSTDFRDSCGFCKDGTYCVCADTAMATPAMTPADASPPVTRQTRTPPPMESDVVTPLPPMTATASRGSCGPNGPGTCAQCQADPKSGLFCRLMAASFNREQGASADGCCGGKGAGGGCCKSKPSQEKVTLPSVASLGLSCAEAYQTLSSHRNFEQAADEIGSWLPKLKAHPAGDPRVTQTGRIPIEVEAASIMSVLKEFDIRFGREC; via the exons ATGGCGAGCATTTCACCAACGTCATctcctcatctccaatccagATCCCTGGATATTCGAACAACCAAAGAAGACTTGCATTCTATTAAAGTCGAACCTTCACCGCCTGAGGCCTCTTCGGCTCCTCGCAAACGAGCGCCTCTGCCCTCTCAGCCCAAATCCGCCGCCCCGCCACAGGCTCCATTT CCTCAGCCAAAGATGTCGATGACCTCCAAGGAATGGGTCATCCCGCCGCGGCCCAAGCCTGGGAGGAAGCCGGCCACTGACACTCCGCCAACCAAGCGCAAGGCTCAGAACCGAGCAGCCCAGAGGGCGTTCCGCGAGAGACGGGCTGCGCGGGTTGGCGAGCttgaggagatgctggatgaGCACAAGAAAACTCAGGACAATCGGGAGAAAGAACTGACCGATAAGATTCACagcctggagctggatgtACAGTCGTTTAGATCCAGATGCCTGCTGTTGGAGAGTATGCTGGAGCGAGAGCGACAGGAGCGTATGCGCGCCGAGATGCAGGCCGAGACGCTCAGTCGCAGATACGAACAGGCCACTTTCCGATCAGACAGCTTACCTTCCATGCCGCACCAGTCATATaatcggcagcagcatcaccagcctcCCCAGCAAAGGCACAGTCTATCGGACAATCTGTCGGACAGTCGATTGGCTCAACAGCAGTCAACGGCACGACACTTTTCCATCTCTCAAATAGTTACACCGCCTGAAACTATGGATGCCCACTCCCCTCATGATCTATCTGAAACACATCTCACCTGTGGTAGCTGCTCACCAAATGGACACTGCGCCTGTGCTGAGGAAGTCCTCGCATCAGTGGTCAGTGGGTGCGGCAAGTGCGGCTTCGGAACAACCTGTCAGTGTCTAGACGACACTGCAAAGATTGCTAGCCACGTACCAGACTTGAAGCGGCCTATATCTCCATCAGGAGGAGCATCTCAAGAAAAGCGCCAGCGGTCAATGGCGGCCGCCAGCAGAGAAACAGACTTTAGTTCCTTCTTCACCAGGACGACACAGCTGCCGCCACCTCAGCCCAGCTCCATCATGTCACAGCCCCTTTCAACAGACTTTAGAGATAGTTGCGGGTTCTGCAAAGATGGGACCTATTGCGTCTGTGCCGACACCGCCATGGCAACGCCCGCCATGACACCGGCAGACGCCTCACCTCCAGTGACAAGACAAACCAGGACACCACCTCCCATGGAGTCTGACGTTGTCACTCCGCTGCCACCCATG ACAGCCACAGCTTCTCGCGGTAGCTGCGGCCCCAACGGCCCGGGCACATGCGCTCAGTGCCAGGCTGACCCGAAATCGGGCTTGTTCTGCAGACTGATGGCGGCCAGCTTCAACCGCGAGCAAGGTGCCAGCGCAGACGGCTGCTGCGGTGGGAAGGGAGCCGGCGGCGGCTGTTGCAAGTCCAAGCCCAGCCAAGAGAAGGTTACACTTCCTAGCGTAGCCAGTCTTGGGCTAAGCTGCGCGGAGGCCTACCAAACACTGTCCAGTCATCGTAACTTTGAGCAGGCGGCCGATGAGATTGGGTCTTGGCTACCAAAGCTCAAGGCTCATCCGGCGGGCGACCCTAGGGTGACACAGACGGGCAGGATACCGATCGAAGTCGAGGCGGCAAGCATCATGAGCGTGCTCAAGGAATTTGACATTCGATTTGGAAGGGAATGCTAG
- a CDS encoding ftsJ-like methyltransferase domain-containing protein encodes MKLTHDDDMSSPPSRNTPSVSSSLETDTRLSPDANGRERPVLKTWLLQNAPEYRHLEALRQKGWENKAGDVFFEKQRHQADHADEKTIKFFYKMMKNIASEMNQATGALRVHVTWPGKPRMLDFCTAPGGFLESAIRMNARAEATGFSLPPTQGGHEVIMPLGANVAFKYADITMFAGDMGCYTEDIPQDHPDAESFVLEPAIERERRFDLIFCDGQVLRTHARAAYREPWESRRLTATQLAIGLEHVSLGGTMVVLLHKLEAVDTLFKPRSAHAKRSSFYMVATNIKSDSPEVREAIEYWKTLWRVLTFGSDEERSNKISEGHMDQQVLVEQFGPDLVRLGKRIWEIQARALEKAPFMQAGQNERIQRPAEGGPSSFSSWQ; translated from the exons ATGAAGCTGAcccacgacgacgacatgtCATCACCACCCTCCAGAAACACACCGAGCGTGTCTAGCTCGCTGGAGACGGACACGAGATTGAGCCCAGATGCGAACGGACGAGAGAGACCCGTTTTGAAGACCTGGCTGCTCCAGAATGCCCCAGAGTATCGGCACCTGGAAGCCCTGCGACAAAAG GGATGGGAGAACAAAGCCGGTGATGTGTTTTTCGAAAAGCAAAGACACCAAGCGGACCACGCAGATGAAAAGACGATCAAATTCTTCTATaaaatgatgaagaacaTTGCCAGCGAGATGAACCAAGCCACCGGCGCACTCCGAGTCCACGTAACGTGGCCCGGCAAGCCCCGGATGCTAGACTTTTGCACAGCTCCGGGTGGGTTCCTAGAATCAGCCATCAGGATGAATGCCCGAGCCGAAGCCACGGGGTTCTCGCTGCCACCCACTCAGGGAGGACATGAGGTCATCATGCCGCTAGGCGCAAACGTAGCATTCAAATACGCGGACATTACCATGTTTGCTGGGGATATGGGTTGTTACACGGAGGACATTCCTCAAGACCACCCAGACGCCGAGAGCTTTGTATTGGAGCCGGCCATTGAGCGTGAGCGGCGCTTCGATCTCATCTTCTGCGATGGGCAGGTTTTGAGAACCCACGCCCGAGCCGCCTATCGGGAGCCGTGGGAGTCGCGGCGTCTGACAGCTACGCAGCTCGCCATTGGGCTCGAACACGTCTCGCTAGGCGGCACCATGGTGGTCCTACTACACAAGCTAGAGGCCGTGGACACT CTGTTCAAGCCCAGGAGCGCCCACGCCAAGAGGTCTTCGTTCTACATGGTGGCGACGAACATCAAGAGCGATTCGCCCGAGGTGAGAGAAGCCATAGAGTACTGGAAGACGCTGTGGAGGGTCTTGACGTTTGGCTCCGACGAGGAGCGAAGCAACAAGATATCGGAGGGTCACATGGATCAACAGGTGTTGGTGGAGCAGTTTGGGCCAGACCTTGTAAGGCTCGGGAAGAGGATATGGGAGATTCAGGCCAGAGCCCTCGAGAAGGCGCCGTTCATGCAGGCCGGGCAGAATGAGAGGATCCAAAGACCGGCTGAAGGGGGACcctcatctttctcatcttGGCAATAG